One window from the genome of Kaistella carnis encodes:
- a CDS encoding reprolysin-like metallopeptidase, giving the protein MKKIFTSLLCGLMSTAAIAQWSPTSMQGEKIRPTSNVTSYYSLDLNKMRSALANAQETGKNAVPVEIKIPTLDGKVERFAVYSAPVVVKSVADRYQLGSYVGVGIDNPTAYVRFSVAPNDFQSMMVRNGKYEFIEPQNTSKSVYGVHAKSNKSEADKAFVCSTSEAPLTKQQIDKMYSAGQNFTNNPLDFNKASDKKYRTMRLAMSVNGEYTQYFGGVEQALTAINATITRCNFVFEKDFALKLILQDFPELIFTDPATDPYTTLANWNVQLQQTLTNTIGNDAYDIGHMFGASGGGGNAGCIGCVCINPTGPNVKAKGSGITSPADGIPMGDNFDIDYVAHEIGHQLGANHTFSQGLEGTGQNVEPGSGSTIMGYAGITGATDVQQHSDAYFHINSINQVQTNLISKTCDVETDLTGNNPPVITPMADITIPKGTAFVLTAQATDPENDPLIYTWEQVDNATTPISKANLGNTTSGASFRSITGTDNPTRYFPKLETVMAGNVSNPNDWEAVSSVARSSNFRVTVRDNNADTAQQQTEQALQKVTVSANGPFKITTNKVYNNAPGPLTWDVVGTDAAPFNVANVKIDYTTDNGATWTVLAASTPNDGSEDFSFSSFATDTALKVRISAIGNVFYAVAPVTVSAIVACDGTAPAGLAASGVTVNSATVSWDPIASATYTLRYKKAADATWTVVPLTTNSYTITDLEESTAYDVEVAAVCSGTTGAYAATTFTTSMFAYCSLSSTNSTDEYISNVKITAEGALGVNSTSGASNYSNYSSDPARLVNLARNTTNNVISVTKAWPGTKYSEAVTAWIDFNRNGVYEPSEVVMSTAANQTTPVTATFAVPADAYVGDKTVGMRVALRFNSPQTDPCGTYSYGEVEDYAVKISATLGVNDNVKSTEVQVYPNPAVDVLNVTKVTDKASYTIYNMAGQAVSKGKVADNKVQVSKLEKGVYIIAVDYNGDVTKVKFIKK; this is encoded by the coding sequence ATGAAGAAAATTTTTACTTCTTTGCTTTGCGGATTGATGAGTACGGCTGCCATTGCCCAATGGAGCCCCACATCAATGCAGGGTGAGAAAATCCGGCCGACATCTAATGTCACGAGCTATTACTCATTAGATCTTAACAAAATGAGATCTGCACTTGCCAACGCGCAAGAGACTGGTAAGAATGCTGTTCCAGTAGAAATTAAGATCCCTACACTCGATGGTAAAGTAGAAAGATTTGCTGTTTACAGTGCACCGGTTGTGGTGAAATCTGTGGCAGACCGCTATCAGTTGGGTTCTTACGTTGGGGTTGGTATTGATAATCCTACAGCATATGTAAGATTCTCTGTTGCTCCAAACGACTTTCAATCAATGATGGTTAGAAATGGTAAATATGAATTTATTGAGCCACAAAATACCTCAAAATCAGTTTACGGAGTTCACGCAAAAAGCAATAAATCCGAAGCAGACAAAGCTTTTGTTTGTTCTACAAGCGAAGCACCTTTAACCAAGCAGCAGATTGATAAGATGTATTCTGCAGGTCAGAACTTTACAAACAATCCTTTGGATTTCAACAAAGCATCTGATAAAAAATACAGAACAATGCGTCTTGCAATGTCTGTTAATGGGGAATATACGCAATACTTCGGTGGAGTAGAGCAAGCTTTGACAGCGATCAATGCAACTATTACCCGTTGTAACTTTGTATTTGAAAAAGATTTCGCTTTAAAATTAATCCTTCAGGATTTCCCGGAATTGATCTTTACAGATCCGGCAACAGATCCTTATACAACATTAGCAAACTGGAACGTACAGTTGCAGCAAACTTTAACCAACACGATTGGAAACGACGCTTATGATATCGGCCACATGTTCGGTGCATCAGGTGGTGGTGGTAATGCAGGTTGTATTGGTTGTGTATGTATCAATCCTACAGGTCCAAATGTTAAGGCAAAAGGTTCAGGAATAACTTCTCCAGCAGATGGGATTCCAATGGGAGATAATTTTGATATTGATTATGTTGCCCATGAAATTGGTCATCAATTAGGAGCAAATCATACTTTTTCTCAAGGTCTTGAAGGTACAGGCCAAAATGTTGAACCTGGTTCAGGGTCTACTATTATGGGGTATGCTGGTATTACTGGTGCTACTGATGTTCAGCAACACTCAGATGCTTATTTCCACATTAATTCTATCAATCAGGTACAAACCAATTTGATCTCAAAAACATGTGATGTAGAAACTGATCTTACAGGGAATAATCCACCAGTAATTACTCCGATGGCAGACATAACAATTCCAAAAGGAACTGCTTTCGTATTAACTGCACAGGCAACAGATCCGGAAAATGATCCATTGATTTATACTTGGGAACAAGTAGACAATGCCACCACTCCTATTTCTAAAGCTAATTTAGGAAATACTACATCCGGAGCTAGTTTCCGTTCAATTACAGGTACAGATAATCCAACAAGATATTTCCCTAAACTGGAGACTGTGATGGCTGGTAATGTAAGCAATCCAAATGATTGGGAAGCAGTTTCGTCTGTAGCAAGATCCTCAAACTTCCGAGTTACAGTTCGAGATAATAATGCAGATACTGCTCAACAACAGACAGAGCAAGCGTTGCAAAAAGTGACAGTTAGTGCAAACGGTCCTTTTAAAATCACCACCAATAAAGTGTATAATAATGCACCAGGTCCATTAACTTGGGATGTCGTAGGCACAGATGCAGCACCATTTAATGTTGCAAATGTGAAAATCGATTATACAACTGACAATGGAGCGACTTGGACTGTTTTAGCAGCTTCAACTCCAAATGACGGTTCTGAAGATTTTAGTTTCTCTTCTTTTGCAACTGATACTGCATTAAAAGTAAGAATTTCTGCAATCGGAAATGTATTTTATGCTGTTGCACCAGTAACGGTTTCCGCAATCGTAGCTTGTGATGGTACTGCACCGGCAGGTCTTGCAGCTTCAGGTGTAACTGTGAATTCAGCAACGGTTTCTTGGGATCCAATCGCATCAGCAACTTATACATTAAGATATAAGAAAGCTGCAGATGCAACTTGGACTGTAGTGCCACTGACGACAAATTCATACACAATTACAGATTTAGAGGAAAGTACAGCGTACGATGTTGAAGTTGCCGCAGTTTGCTCAGGAACCACTGGAGCTTATGCAGCGACCACGTTTACCACTTCAATGTTTGCTTACTGCTCCTTGAGTTCTACGAATTCTACTGACGAATATATTTCTAACGTGAAAATCACTGCCGAAGGTGCTTTAGGTGTAAACAGTACCTCGGGTGCTTCAAACTATTCAAACTATTCTTCAGATCCTGCAAGACTTGTTAACTTAGCGAGAAATACCACAAACAATGTTATTTCTGTAACTAAAGCATGGCCGGGAACTAAATACAGTGAGGCGGTTACCGCTTGGATCGACTTCAACCGAAATGGTGTTTATGAACCAAGTGAAGTGGTTATGTCAACTGCTGCTAATCAAACTACTCCTGTCACTGCAACTTTCGCAGTGCCGGCTGACGCCTATGTTGGAGATAAAACAGTTGGAATGAGAGTAGCCCTTCGTTTCAATTCACCTCAAACTGATCCTTGTGGAACATACAGTTATGGTGAAGTTGAGGATTATGCAGTGAAAATTTCTGCAACTCTTGGAGTGAATGATAACGTAAAATCTACTGAAGTTCAGGTATATCCTAACCCTGCAGTTGATGTATTAAACGTAACTAAAGTAACTGACAAAGCATCTTACACCATCTACAATATGGCCGGTCAAGCGGTATCTAAAGGTAAAGTTGCTGATAATAAAGTACAGGTTTCTAAATTAGAGAAAGGTGTCTATATTATTGCAGTTGATTATAATGGTGATGTAACGAAAGTTAAATTCATCAAAAAATAA